A stretch of Candidatus Deferrimicrobium sp. DNA encodes these proteins:
- a CDS encoding proton-conducting transporter membrane subunit, with protein sequence MIPLLLIAPLAGLIMALLSRAPWQAALGTVLGSAGLLSGAVIQGVSPRVAAWGELLRLDELGSYFLLIVAGVHFLCSVYSYGYFRRELEGGGIGPSKVRMYHVWINLFVLSMVVVVCSHHLALQWVAVEATTLFSAPLIYLHGDRRGMEAAWKYLLICSVGIALAFLGIIFLSRAAGDVPLTYTALPLAAKRLDLRFLRLAFLFFLVGYGTKMGLAPMHTWLPDAHSQAPAPASAMLSGVLLNCALLSILRIAPAIPGPYASPLLILFGILSIAVPALLVAVQRDIKRLLAFSSIENMGIVVLGIGFGGAARPAALLHVLNHSVAKVLLFLVAGDLILRFGTQKIRHIHGILRETPLRGVLLFGGILAITGSPPFGAFWSEFGILVGGIAGGHMAVSLAYLVLLAILFGSFLMYGSDMVFGEGVPRKLAVPELWCLLPACVLLLASLWLGLHVPAGLYKTLERLSTVIAFS encoded by the coding sequence ATGATCCCGCTTCTGCTTATCGCCCCCTTGGCGGGTTTGATCATGGCGCTCCTGTCGCGCGCGCCCTGGCAGGCCGCCCTCGGAACCGTCCTCGGATCGGCCGGACTCCTCTCCGGCGCGGTGATCCAGGGGGTATCCCCCCGCGTTGCGGCGTGGGGCGAGCTCCTGCGGCTCGACGAACTCGGATCCTACTTCCTCCTGATCGTCGCCGGCGTCCATTTCCTCTGCTCCGTGTACTCGTACGGGTATTTCCGGCGGGAGCTCGAGGGAGGGGGCATCGGTCCGTCCAAGGTTCGGATGTATCACGTGTGGATCAACCTGTTCGTCCTCTCGATGGTCGTGGTAGTCTGCTCCCACCACCTCGCCCTGCAATGGGTCGCCGTCGAGGCCACGACGCTGTTCTCGGCGCCGCTCATCTACCTGCACGGGGACCGCCGGGGGATGGAGGCCGCCTGGAAGTACCTGCTCATCTGCTCGGTCGGGATCGCATTGGCCTTCCTCGGGATCATCTTCCTCTCGCGGGCGGCCGGCGACGTCCCGTTGACGTACACGGCGCTCCCCCTCGCGGCGAAACGGCTCGACCTCCGCTTCCTGCGGCTGGCGTTCCTCTTCTTTCTCGTGGGGTACGGAACCAAGATGGGGCTCGCCCCGATGCATACGTGGCTTCCGGACGCTCACAGCCAGGCTCCCGCGCCGGCTTCCGCGATGCTGTCGGGGGTTTTGCTGAACTGCGCCCTTCTCTCCATTCTGCGGATCGCCCCGGCGATCCCCGGCCCGTACGCCTCTCCCCTGCTCATCCTCTTCGGGATCCTGTCGATCGCTGTCCCGGCGCTCCTCGTGGCGGTCCAGCGGGACATCAAGCGCCTGCTCGCCTTTTCCTCGATCGAGAACATGGGGATCGTCGTCCTCGGGATCGGGTTCGGTGGCGCCGCCCGGCCCGCCGCGCTGCTGCACGTGCTGAACCACTCGGTTGCGAAGGTTCTGCTCTTCCTCGTCGCGGGGGACCTCATCCTGCGGTTCGGCACGCAGAAGATCCGGCATATCCACGGGATCCTGCGGGAGACGCCGCTGCGCGGGGTCCTGCTGTTCGGGGGGATCCTCGCGATTACGGGCTCTCCGCCGTTCGGCGCCTTCTGGAGCGAGTTCGGCATCCTCGTCGGGGGGATCGCGGGCGGGCACATGGCCGTTTCCCTCGCGTACCTCGTCCTGCTCGCCATCCTCTTCGGCTCCTTCCTCATGTACGGCAGCGACATGGTCTTCGGGGAAGGCGTGCCGAGAAAACTTGCCGTCCCGGAACTGTGGTGCCTCCTCCCGGCGTGCGTCCTGCTGCTGGCGTCCCTCTGGCTGGGGCTCCACGTCCCGGCGGGCCTGTACAAGACTCTGGAGCGGCTCTCCACCGTGATCGCGTTCTCCTGA